Proteins encoded by one window of Nostoc sp. ATCC 53789:
- a CDS encoding CHAT domain-containing protein — MKKIINFCLLFVLTLLLCVVLSPAIANISRTAIINQDSQSKILESQKLYESGRFAEAVQVLQQAVQAYQQQGDTLKQSVALSNLSLAYQQLGNWQQAQIAITNSLDLQGFQPLGTTNKNLAVLAQTLDIEGRLQLLTGKPEAALSTWKQTEDIYTKLGDKNGIALALLYQAQALRNRGFNKQAIKKLEQVNQTLASQGDSLAKATVLLSLGDTLENVGESEKSRLALEQSLTIYQSLKSPENIASSLLSLGNNARNQQKILQAIAFYQKTFDTSTSPLTKVQAKLNHLNLLIEEKQFTATQILIPEIQSLIAQLPPSRPSIYAWINFAHSLSILNTPKSQIARLLATSVQQARSLDDIRAEAYALGNLGNLYEKNQQFAEAINLTQQALILAQTSNAPEITYLWQWQMGRLLKAQGNFTGAIAAYDATVETLESLRTDLVAVNQDIQFNFRDNVEPVYRESVVLLLQNSGEKPDIKTLDKARIRIEALQLAELDNFFREACLQGQKVILDQIVDKENPNAAILYTIILPEQLQVIVKIPQQPLRHYTVNKSQVEVERTLGELREYILEPDRTEEVQALSQEVYNWLIKPIESDLATSRVNTLVFILDGALKNIPLAALYDGEKYLVEKYAVALSLGLQLLAPKPLAQTSLKVLAAGLVQPPVDFPTFSPLPGVKLEFDLIAQTGASTKKLLDQDFTSSTLEKNVNTVPFNVLHLATHGQFSSRPEDTFILASDGSINVLQFDKLLRSQSDTNTQIIELLVLSACQTATGDNRATLGLAGAAVKAGARSTVASLWHINDQSTAILIGEFYNELVNAKVSKAEALRRAQVKLLTKYPNYSRPGYWAAYVLIGNWF; from the coding sequence GTGAAGAAGATTATTAATTTTTGTTTACTATTTGTGTTAACTTTACTCTTATGTGTTGTGCTGAGTCCAGCGATCGCAAACATTTCTCGAACGGCAATAATTAATCAAGATTCACAATCAAAAATTCTCGAAAGCCAAAAATTATATGAAAGTGGTAGATTTGCTGAGGCGGTGCAAGTTTTACAGCAAGCAGTCCAGGCATATCAACAGCAGGGAGATACTTTAAAACAATCTGTAGCTTTGAGTAATCTATCTCTGGCTTATCAACAACTTGGTAATTGGCAACAAGCTCAAATTGCCATTACCAATAGCTTAGATTTACAAGGCTTTCAACCACTTGGTACAACTAATAAAAATTTAGCAGTTTTAGCTCAAACTTTAGATATTGAAGGACGCTTACAACTCTTGACAGGTAAGCCAGAAGCAGCTCTTAGTACTTGGAAACAGACTGAAGATATTTACACCAAGCTGGGAGATAAAAACGGTATTGCTTTGGCACTACTTTATCAAGCTCAAGCATTAAGAAATCGAGGTTTTAATAAACAAGCTATTAAAAAACTAGAACAGGTAAATCAAACCTTAGCATCTCAAGGTGATTCTTTGGCAAAAGCAACAGTTTTACTTTCCCTTGGTGATACATTAGAAAATGTAGGAGAATCAGAAAAATCTCGGCTGGCTTTAGAACAAAGTTTAACAATTTATCAAAGTTTAAAATCACCAGAAAATATTGCTTCAAGTCTGCTTAGTTTAGGAAATAATGCTCGGAATCAACAAAAAATTCTCCAAGCGATCGCATTTTACCAAAAAACATTTGATACATCAACTTCACCCCTCACAAAAGTTCAAGCAAAACTCAATCATCTCAATTTACTAATTGAGGAAAAACAATTTACAGCAACACAAATCTTAATTCCAGAAATTCAATCTCTAATTGCACAACTTCCACCCTCACGCCCATCGATTTACGCCTGGATTAACTTTGCTCACAGTTTGTCTATTTTAAATACTCCCAAATCCCAAATTGCTCGACTCCTGGCTACATCTGTACAACAAGCCCGGAGTTTGGATGATATCCGAGCCGAAGCCTATGCTTTAGGTAATTTGGGTAATTTGTATGAAAAAAACCAACAATTTGCTGAGGCTATTAACCTGACGCAACAGGCTTTGATATTGGCACAAACTAGCAACGCACCGGAAATTACTTATTTGTGGCAATGGCAGATGGGTAGATTATTAAAAGCCCAAGGTAATTTTACTGGAGCGATAGCAGCTTATGATGCAACTGTAGAAACATTAGAGTCGCTGCGTACTGACTTAGTAGCAGTCAATCAGGATATACAGTTTAATTTCCGAGATAATGTAGAGCCAGTTTATCGTGAGTCGGTGGTTTTACTGCTGCAAAATTCTGGAGAAAAACCCGATATTAAAACATTAGATAAAGCTAGAATACGCATAGAAGCGTTACAGTTAGCAGAACTGGATAACTTTTTCCGAGAAGCTTGTTTACAAGGACAGAAGGTAATTTTAGATCAAATAGTAGACAAGGAAAATCCCAACGCTGCCATACTTTATACAATTATTCTGCCAGAACAACTGCAAGTAATTGTTAAAATTCCTCAGCAACCACTGCGCCATTATACAGTTAACAAATCCCAGGTTGAAGTTGAGCGCACCTTGGGAGAATTGCGGGAATACATTTTAGAACCGGATAGAACGGAGGAAGTACAAGCTCTTTCCCAAGAAGTCTATAACTGGTTAATTAAACCTATTGAATCTGATTTAGCCACAAGTCGAGTTAATACCCTAGTATTCATACTGGACGGAGCATTAAAAAATATACCACTAGCTGCTCTTTACGATGGCGAAAAATATTTGGTAGAAAAATACGCTGTTGCTCTCAGTTTAGGGCTTCAACTATTAGCTCCCAAACCTCTGGCTCAAACATCATTGAAAGTACTGGCTGCTGGTTTAGTGCAGCCTCCGGTGGATTTCCCAACATTCTCACCCTTACCAGGAGTCAAGTTAGAATTTGACCTCATTGCTCAAACAGGAGCATCTACCAAAAAACTACTAGATCAAGACTTTACCAGCAGCACTCTAGAAAAAAATGTAAATACTGTTCCTTTTAATGTCTTACATTTGGCGACTCATGGGCAATTTAGTTCTCGCCCAGAAGATACTTTTATCCTCGCTTCTGATGGTTCTATCAATGTTTTACAGTTCGATAAATTACTCCGCAGTCAGAGCGACACTAATACGCAAATCATAGAATTATTAGTTTTGAGTGCTTGTCAGACTGCCACAGGTGACAACCGCGCTACATTAGGGTTGGCAGGCGCGGCTGTAAAAGCAGGCGCACGTAGCACAGTCGCTTCTCTGTGGCACATCAATGATCAATCTACTGCCATCTTAATTGGTGAATTTTACAATGAATTAGTCAATGCTAAAGTGAGTAAAGCAGAAGCTTTGCGTCGCGCTCAAGTAAAATTATTAACTAAGTATCCTAATTATAGTCGCCCTGGTTACTGGGCTGCCTATGTATTAATTGGTAATTGGTTTTAA
- a CDS encoding Nif11-like leader peptide family natural product precursor translates to MSKQQVVEFFQAAAKDEVLTEKVKFATSPSSMIAIAIEYGYEFTEDELLQFELERRQTKGELEELSDQQMEAVAGGGLIVFGICLDTHRTHIGTKDPGRCC, encoded by the coding sequence ATGTCTAAACAACAAGTCGTGGAATTTTTCCAAGCTGCTGCCAAGGATGAAGTATTAACAGAAAAGGTCAAGTTTGCTACTAGCCCATCAAGCATGATAGCGATCGCTATTGAGTACGGCTATGAGTTCACCGAAGATGAACTGCTGCAATTTGAACTAGAACGTCGGCAAACTAAGGGTGAACTTGAAGAATTATCTGATCAGCAAATGGAAGCAGTTGCAGGTGGTGGGCTAATAGTATTTGGTATTTGCTTGGACACACACCGTACCCATATAGGTACAAAAGACCCAGGTCGGTGTTGCTAA
- a CDS encoding DUF1822 family protein produces the protein MFDASLAFPVDNDLVLEIIQTLPNVEYNYSTPGGYQRAWLNQICSSTFLAWLQEEITPNARVHPNIAALPSFWEIVNGAAISFDNSRLVLLPTLAMDVDELRVSQEWVDIPELVADYYLAVQVNPDEEWIRILGYSTHQQLKTLGVYDESDRTYSLESDHLISDLNVLWVTRQLYPEEIRRASVAPLPPLPQTQAANLLHRLSNADIKFPRLEIPFSLWGALIAHGGWRQRLYELRQGIVQPASIGQWLQEGVSNFAQQLGWERRQFTALSSGMRSLESEASILGLSRQISVAGNTYELRIFPKGNPEEQIWRFELRNTNPEIMIPVGFQLRLLTEDLQPFPNNEDIAATPVEELYVEVMLEPGEGLVWEVTPLPAEYEREILRF, from the coding sequence ATGTTTGATGCTTCCCTTGCTTTCCCTGTTGATAATGATTTGGTGCTAGAAATAATTCAGACATTGCCAAATGTAGAATATAACTACTCTACGCCTGGTGGCTATCAGCGTGCTTGGCTCAATCAAATCTGTTCGAGTACATTTTTAGCTTGGTTGCAAGAGGAAATTACACCCAATGCTAGAGTGCATCCTAACATAGCGGCCCTACCAAGTTTTTGGGAAATAGTCAATGGTGCAGCTATAAGTTTTGATAACTCTCGTTTGGTTTTACTTCCTACCTTAGCGATGGATGTCGATGAGTTGCGTGTATCTCAAGAATGGGTGGATATTCCAGAATTGGTGGCGGATTATTACTTAGCGGTGCAAGTAAATCCTGATGAGGAGTGGATTAGAATTTTGGGCTATTCAACTCATCAACAATTAAAAACTTTAGGGGTTTATGATGAGAGCGATCGCACTTACAGTTTAGAATCCGATCATTTAATCTCAGACTTGAATGTGCTTTGGGTAACTCGTCAATTGTATCCTGAAGAAATCAGACGTGCGTCGGTTGCTCCCCTACCACCTTTACCCCAAACCCAAGCAGCCAATTTACTCCACAGATTAAGTAATGCAGATATCAAATTCCCCCGCTTAGAAATCCCTTTTTCTCTTTGGGGAGCATTAATCGCTCATGGCGGTTGGCGACAACGCTTGTATGAATTACGCCAAGGAATTGTCCAACCAGCATCAATCGGACAATGGCTGCAAGAAGGTGTATCAAATTTTGCTCAACAACTCGGCTGGGAACGACGACAATTTACAGCCTTGTCTTCAGGGATGAGGAGTCTAGAAAGCGAAGCGTCTATTCTCGGTTTATCTCGACAAATATCAGTAGCTGGTAATACTTATGAATTACGAATTTTCCCTAAAGGCAACCCAGAAGAACAAATTTGGCGTTTTGAATTACGCAATACAAATCCAGAAATCATGATTCCTGTAGGGTTTCAACTCAGATTGCTGACGGAAGACTTACAGCCATTTCCTAATAATGAAGATATAGCAGCAACACCTGTAGAAGAATTGTATGTGGAGGTGATGTTAGAACCCGGTGAAGGGTTAGTTTGGGAAGTCACACCTTTACCAGCAGAATATGAGCGCGAAATTTTACGTTTTTAG
- a CDS encoding TetR/AcrR family transcriptional regulator, with protein MPKETYIPYLIRLFRQFGYDGATLSKISEATGLGKASLYHHFPGGKDEMVETVLDFLQQWLAQNILTALTSQGDALTRLQRMCHRLSELYEGGHQPCMSAILLMGSARDIFHTRVNALFCIWINAIANVLIESGMDEELAKYRGEDAVIAIQGSLILSQGLNDPSPFMRVIQQLPRQLCTPKPGLQKDD; from the coding sequence ATGCCCAAAGAAACATATATTCCATATCTCATACGGCTGTTTCGCCAATTCGGGTATGATGGCGCAACTCTATCTAAAATTTCTGAAGCTACTGGGCTTGGGAAAGCCAGCCTTTATCATCACTTTCCTGGCGGTAAGGATGAAATGGTTGAGACAGTGCTAGATTTTCTTCAACAGTGGTTAGCCCAAAACATCTTGACAGCACTTACCTCCCAAGGTGATGCGCTAACACGATTACAGAGGATGTGCCATCGCCTGAGCGAACTTTATGAAGGAGGACACCAACCCTGTATGTCTGCCATTTTATTAATGGGTTCAGCCCGTGATATCTTTCACACTAGAGTTAATGCTTTATTCTGTATCTGGATTAATGCGATTGCTAATGTTTTAATCGAAAGTGGTATGGATGAAGAACTCGCCAAATATCGAGGGGAAGATGCAGTGATTGCTATTCAAGGTTCCTTAATTTTGTCACAAGGGTTGAATGATCCATCTCCTTTTATGCGTGTTATTCAACAACTACCTAGACAACTTTGTACTCCAAAACCAGGGCTACAAAAAGACGATTAA
- a CDS encoding WD40 repeat domain-containing protein has product MRQFWHIFLFGSPLSELEYPEPENQRVKEVIRGFSAARLLVEGRRDTEGDPYVEPAHDALVWGWQKLLAWKQDKHQQENLVLQRQLAVVAMDWKNQQPENFYWDSNPQNWWQQLVKKDQQKGLLWSRNPRLAFLKQVLNSPTDNWLNKIEVEFVRKSLRHQVQNRISLLGVGILVSTGALFIGFNRWNQNQQNQIINLVEDSKRKFESNQQLEALVVALQAGKKIQLPVIADTKTKITVIQSLQSILYSIKEFNKFKKHSSTVTAMNYCNDGKTFASVSDFSTGTINLWGIDGKLIKSSQKLNTEVISAAFNRDCKKIVVGSRDGKIELRNIDGNLIKTFLGHKFDEVTSVSLNSDAKILASGTDKGIITLWNVENGKQFWSLQGHSKEENGEGNPKGSVVSIKFSPDGNLLASSGRWEGTIKLWSLDGKKIATIKDKNDRNRFSSFGFSPDGKLIVSGSRDGIVSVWKLDGKLVQKKKNDSKSFSGAMINTLEFTPDGKTIAFSDRDGNIKIWNLDDTEISTIKEHTSDVKSLSFSLDGKTLAGGTSNGNITVWNLVSGQPTIKFDRRHVKISFSPDNKSVAIGGFKFITFWSLDGKQLKKLEVPSSPPSLEHTNDVDSVSFSSDGKVLAAAANGIIQLWNVEKDELIWKIPSNGINSSSSYRSISFSPDGKTLATPVSSGELELLNLDGKTRLLLKGSYVHYGEEFSFSPDSKILAALSDKDNIIKLWSTQNGKELPSFTVDAEELHGVTFSPNGKVLAANSGGNIYIWNLETRKVLQTINSGRVNSISFNHDSKILISGGSDIKLWNIENGELFATLPFYASIVRYSPDGKILASINNGTVTLWNLDLEDLLRRGCSWGRDYLKHSPNVSASDRHLCDDVNPDFF; this is encoded by the coding sequence TTGCGTCAGTTTTGGCATATTTTTTTATTTGGAAGTCCCTTATCAGAATTAGAGTATCCAGAACCAGAAAACCAACGGGTAAAAGAGGTAATTCGAGGCTTTTCAGCAGCACGTTTACTGGTTGAAGGACGACGAGATACTGAAGGTGATCCTTATGTAGAGCCTGCTCATGATGCTTTGGTGTGGGGTTGGCAAAAACTGCTAGCTTGGAAACAGGATAAGCATCAACAGGAAAATCTTGTTTTGCAACGGCAACTAGCAGTTGTTGCAATGGATTGGAAAAATCAGCAACCAGAAAATTTTTATTGGGATTCAAATCCTCAAAATTGGTGGCAGCAATTAGTGAAAAAAGACCAACAAAAAGGTCTGCTATGGTCTCGCAACCCACGTCTTGCCTTTTTAAAGCAGGTACTTAATTCTCCAACAGATAACTGGTTAAATAAGATAGAAGTAGAGTTTGTTCGTAAGAGCCTTCGACACCAAGTTCAGAACCGTATAAGCTTATTAGGTGTAGGAATTTTAGTCTCAACTGGCGCATTGTTTATTGGTTTTAATAGGTGGAATCAAAATCAACAAAATCAAATTATAAATTTAGTAGAAGATTCAAAAAGGAAATTTGAGTCTAATCAACAATTAGAAGCTTTGGTAGTGGCGTTGCAAGCAGGGAAAAAAATTCAATTACCTGTTATCGCGGATACTAAAACCAAAATAACAGTGATTCAATCTCTTCAATCAATACTTTATAGTATAAAGGAATTCAATAAGTTTAAAAAACATAGTTCTACTGTTACTGCAATGAACTATTGTAATGACGGCAAAACATTCGCTTCAGTTAGTGATTTTAGTACAGGTACGATAAATCTCTGGGGAATAGATGGAAAATTAATTAAAAGTTCACAAAAACTAAATACAGAAGTCATAAGTGCTGCCTTTAATCGAGATTGTAAAAAGATAGTTGTCGGGAGTAGAGATGGTAAAATTGAACTTAGGAATATAGACGGAAATTTAATCAAAACTTTCTTAGGACATAAATTCGATGAAGTTACTAGTGTTAGTTTAAATTCCGATGCTAAAATACTCGCTTCGGGTACCGATAAAGGTATTATTACCCTCTGGAATGTTGAAAACGGCAAGCAATTTTGGTCACTTCAAGGACATTCTAAAGAAGAAAATGGTGAGGGAAATCCTAAAGGGTCTGTTGTAAGTATCAAATTTAGCCCTGATGGTAACTTACTTGCTTCATCTGGTCGTTGGGAAGGTACTATTAAACTTTGGAGTTTAGATGGTAAAAAAATTGCAACTATTAAGGATAAGAATGATCGAAATAGGTTCAGTAGCTTCGGATTTAGCCCTGATGGCAAGCTCATAGTTTCAGGTAGCCGTGATGGTATTGTTTCCGTATGGAAGCTTGACGGCAAGCTAGTTCAGAAGAAAAAAAACGATTCTAAATCCTTTTCAGGAGCAATGATCAATACTCTTGAATTTACTCCAGATGGCAAGACTATTGCTTTTAGCGATCGTGACGGTAATATCAAAATATGGAATTTAGATGATACAGAAATTTCCACAATTAAAGAGCATACTAGTGATGTTAAAAGTCTCAGCTTTAGCTTAGATGGCAAAACACTAGCTGGAGGAACTAGCAACGGTAATATTACAGTTTGGAATCTAGTAAGTGGACAACCTACTATTAAATTTGATCGTCGTCACGTTAAGATTAGTTTTAGCCCAGACAATAAAAGTGTTGCGATAGGTGGCTTTAAATTTATTACATTCTGGAGCTTGGACGGAAAACAACTCAAGAAACTTGAAGTTCCAAGTAGTCCTCCATCTCTGGAACATACTAATGACGTTGATAGCGTTAGCTTTAGTTCGGATGGGAAAGTACTTGCTGCTGCTGCAAACGGAATTATCCAACTTTGGAATGTCGAAAAAGACGAGTTGATCTGGAAAATTCCATCGAACGGCATAAATTCTTCCAGTAGCTACAGAAGTATCAGTTTTAGCCCAGATGGTAAAACGTTAGCAACACCAGTTAGTTCTGGAGAACTCGAGCTTTTAAACTTAGATGGTAAAACGCGTTTATTACTTAAAGGGTCTTATGTCCATTATGGCGAAGAATTCAGCTTTAGCCCAGATAGCAAAATTTTAGCAGCTTTAAGTGATAAAGACAACATAATCAAACTCTGGAGTACACAAAACGGTAAAGAACTTCCCTCATTTACTGTAGATGCGGAAGAGTTGCACGGAGTCACTTTTAGCCCAAATGGTAAAGTACTTGCTGCAAACAGTGGCGGTAATATTTACATCTGGAATTTGGAAACGCGTAAAGTATTACAAACAATAAATAGTGGAAGAGTTAATAGCATTAGCTTTAACCACGACAGTAAGATTTTGATTTCTGGCGGTTCTGATATCAAACTTTGGAACATCGAAAATGGTGAATTATTTGCCACCTTGCCCTTTTACGCTTCTATTGTTAGGTACAGTCCAGATGGCAAAATATTAGCTTCGATAAATAATGGTACTGTAACCCTATGGAACTTAGATTTAGAGGATTTGCTACGGCGTGGGTGTAGTTGGGGACGCGACTATCTAAAGCATAGCCCAAATGTCAGTGCGAGCGATCGCCATCTCTGTGACGATGTAAACCCGGATTTCTTCTAA
- a CDS encoding sigma-70 family RNA polymerase sigma factor, protein MQPRQGIIEIFSTFVQFDADRFSVWATDNKLQRSIKRCLEQYPQQKSDNFWVLYWYKIWQIESSPLAVGHISAYLQEVCYWVARKIAVNFISQFSVADCFQIAISCIHKILKNFNPEYSTNLKSYAKYAFERFLKDSLRLGKEADICTDWALLHKISRKRLVNSLNNAGCTSQIINSYVLAWECFKELYTSESQTIRQLGKPSTITWQTITQLYNRQSLSQLTPETLEKWLSTCAKAVRDFLYPKFVSVDAPINGQESGNLLDILPADLPASLLTEIIAQEESTTRQTQQAQLNQVLMDALAALDIQAQKLLQVYYQQKLTQQQIAQQLEMKQYTVSRRLTTIKRSLLTTLSQWSINTLHISPTPIVLDAISKSLEEWLNNYYTHSL, encoded by the coding sequence ATGCAACCCCGACAGGGCATTATTGAAATCTTCTCGACCTTTGTGCAGTTTGATGCAGATAGGTTCAGCGTTTGGGCAACAGATAACAAACTACAGCGAAGTATCAAAAGATGCTTAGAGCAATACCCGCAACAGAAATCTGATAATTTTTGGGTGCTTTATTGGTACAAAATCTGGCAAATAGAATCTAGCCCTCTAGCCGTGGGACATATTTCCGCTTATCTACAAGAGGTATGCTACTGGGTTGCTAGAAAAATAGCCGTAAACTTTATCAGTCAATTTTCTGTTGCTGATTGTTTTCAGATAGCTATTTCCTGCATTCATAAAATTCTCAAAAATTTTAATCCTGAATACAGTACAAATTTAAAAAGCTATGCAAAATATGCTTTTGAGCGTTTCCTCAAAGATTCATTACGTCTAGGAAAGGAAGCAGATATATGCACAGATTGGGCTTTACTGCATAAAATTAGCCGGAAGCGGTTGGTAAATTCCTTAAATAATGCTGGTTGTACCAGTCAAATTATCAATAGTTATGTCTTAGCTTGGGAATGTTTTAAGGAACTCTACACCAGTGAGAGCCAAACTATCCGTCAGTTGGGAAAACCGAGTACCATTACATGGCAAACAATCACTCAGCTTTACAATAGACAAAGCTTGAGCCAACTGACTCCAGAAACTTTGGAAAAATGGCTGAGTACCTGCGCTAAAGCGGTGCGTGATTTTCTTTACCCCAAGTTTGTCTCTGTAGATGCTCCTATTAATGGGCAAGAATCAGGTAATTTATTAGATATATTACCCGCAGATTTACCAGCATCCTTACTTACCGAAATCATCGCACAAGAAGAATCTACAACTAGACAAACACAACAAGCACAATTAAATCAAGTTTTAATGGATGCTTTAGCAGCGTTGGATATTCAGGCTCAAAAATTACTCCAAGTTTATTATCAGCAAAAGCTAACTCAACAACAAATCGCCCAACAGTTAGAAATGAAGCAATACACAGTCTCTCGCCGTCTTACCACCATTAAACGCTCATTGCTCACTACCCTATCGCAGTGGAGTATCAATACTTTGCATATCTCCCCTACACCTATCGTACTGGATGCCATTAGTAAAAGTCTAGAAGAGTGGCTTAACAATTACTATACTCACTCCCTCTGA
- a CDS encoding glutathione S-transferase encodes MIQLYGYELSGNSYKVKLMLSLLGLDYEWVKVDLPRGAHKQPEFLALNSFGQVPVLVDGNTILADAQAILVYLARQYGTEGWLPLEPEPMSRVIRWLSTTAGEVRLGPESARLYHLFKATDINLERVNQKSEFILTQLNNHLAEGEWLELGHPTIADVAVFPYIALANDGKISLEPYAHVQAWIERLKHLPGFIGMIGIEEPARV; translated from the coding sequence ATGATTCAGCTTTACGGTTACGAACTCTCTGGCAACAGCTATAAAGTAAAACTAATGTTGTCGCTATTAGGCTTAGATTACGAATGGGTAAAAGTTGATTTGCCTAGAGGAGCGCACAAACAGCCAGAATTTTTAGCACTCAATTCTTTTGGTCAAGTGCCAGTTTTGGTTGATGGAAATACTATATTGGCAGATGCTCAAGCAATTCTAGTTTATTTAGCTCGACAGTATGGCACAGAAGGGTGGTTGCCTCTGGAGCCAGAGCCGATGAGTCGTGTAATTCGCTGGTTATCTACAACTGCGGGAGAAGTTCGGCTTGGCCCTGAATCGGCACGTTTATATCACCTGTTTAAAGCTACTGACATCAATCTAGAACGAGTAAATCAAAAATCAGAGTTTATCCTCACACAACTTAATAATCATCTAGCGGAAGGTGAATGGCTAGAGTTGGGACATCCTACGATTGCCGATGTTGCTGTATTTCCATACATCGCCCTCGCCAACGATGGTAAGATTTCTCTCGAACCCTATGCTCATGTTCAAGCCTGGATTGAACGGCTCAAGCATCTCCCCGGTTTTATTGGAATGATTGGTATTGAAGAACCTGCTAGAGTTTAG
- a CDS encoding pyridoxamine 5'-phosphate oxidase family protein, with amino-acid sequence MPRKFGEIAFTPEVEAAQSQRGSRQTYERYIANGPANDSITLEIAEFIAHLDGFYLGTVSSNGYPYIQFRGGAPGFLKVLNEKTLGFADFSGNVQYITVGNLEGEAKAFLFLMDYRQRRRIKVWGKAEYVEGDSALIERLRIPGYPAKVERAILFHVEALSENCSQHIPIRYSATEVEAMMAPLVARIEELEQKFVGE; translated from the coding sequence ATGCCACGCAAATTTGGAGAAATTGCTTTTACTCCTGAAGTTGAAGCCGCGCAGTCACAACGGGGATCACGGCAAACCTATGAACGCTACATTGCCAACGGCCCTGCCAATGATTCAATTACACTAGAAATTGCCGAATTTATTGCTCATTTGGATGGGTTTTATTTGGGAACAGTCAGTTCCAATGGCTATCCCTATATCCAGTTTCGTGGAGGAGCGCCCGGTTTCCTGAAAGTGTTGAATGAGAAAACCCTGGGATTCGCCGATTTTTCTGGGAATGTGCAGTACATTACCGTAGGCAATCTTGAAGGAGAAGCAAAAGCATTTCTGTTCCTGATGGATTACCGCCAACGCAGACGTATCAAAGTTTGGGGTAAGGCAGAATATGTTGAAGGGGATAGTGCTTTAATTGAGCGACTTCGCATCCCTGGCTATCCAGCAAAAGTTGAGCGAGCTATTCTATTTCATGTCGAAGCTTTGAGTGAGAATTGTTCTCAACACATACCTATCCGCTATTCTGCTACCGAGGTTGAAGCTATGATGGCTCCCCTTGTGGCTCGAATTGAAGAGTTAGAACAGAAATTCGTTGGGGAATAA